A section of the Humulus lupulus chromosome 2, drHumLupu1.1, whole genome shotgun sequence genome encodes:
- the LOC133815261 gene encoding uncharacterized protein LOC133815261 → MIVEFKGFHSIKKDRFRNGSKVAFKLDMAKAYDKVEWVFIEEFMRKLRYNERWIRKIMRCVELVRFSFLVNGEVMGEVCPGRGLRQGDPLLPFLVLFCTEALSCLIQRLEDMGKIHGITFGRNKLCVSHMFFEDDSLIFFEANKLECLECKRILHIYSLASGKLVNFSKSEMAFGKNVPRNDRTSLASVLGVKVVENFGKYLAFPSCLGRREKEMLSAIKDKVWNRLKGWKAPLFSTASREILIKAIIQAIPTCSMSYFKFLKNLISDFHRMAARFWWGSSKKKRKIHWCKWTKLCISKEWGVWVLGTLAPSIKLCLLNRFGG, encoded by the coding sequence ATGATAGTTGAGTTCAAAGGATTCCATTCCATAAAGAAAGATAGATTCAGAAATGGGTCCAAAGTGGCATTCAAATTAGACATGGCCAAGGCCTATGATAAGGTGGAATGGGTGTTTATTGAAGAGTTCATGAGGAAGTTGAGATACAATGAGAGATGGATAAGGAAAATTATGAGGTGTGTGGAATTAGTGAGATTTTCGTTTCTGGTGAATGGAGAGGTGATGGGTGAGGTTTGCCCTGGGAGAGGATTGAGGCAAGGGGATCCTCTTTTGCCTTTCCTTGTACTTTTTTGTACAGAGGCTTTGTCTTGTTTGATTCAAAGATTGGAAGATATGGGAAAGATTCATGGGATCACCTTTGGAAGAAATAAGCTATGTGTCTCTCACATGTTCTTTGAAGATGATAGCCTTATATTTTTTGAAGCAAATAAGTTGGAATGCCTAGAGTGCAAACGAATTCTCCATATTTATTCCTTGGCTTCAGGGAAATTGGTTAACTTTTCCAAGTCTGAAATGGCCTTTGGAAAGAATGTGCCAAGGAATGATCGAACTTCTCTGGCTAGTGTGCTAGGTGTGAAAGTGGTAGAGAATTTTGGCAAGTATCTGGCATTTCCATCGTGTCtaggaagaagagaaaaagaaatgtTGAGTGCCATCAAAGACAAAGTGTGGAACAGACTAAAAGGTTGGAAAGCCCCTCTTTTCTCTACTGCGAGTAGAGAGATCCTCATCAAGGCTATCATTCAGGCTATCCCAACTTGCTCGATGAGTTACTTCAAGTTCCTGAAAAACCTCATTAGTGATTTCCATCGAATGGCAGCTAGATTTTGGTGGGGATCGTCTAAGAAAAAAAGGAAGATTCACTGGTGCAAATGGACTAAATTATGCATCTCCAAGGAATGGGGGGTTTGGGTTTTAGGGACCTTAGCTCCTTCAATCAAGCTTTGCTTGCTAAACAGGTTTGGAGGTTGA